The following proteins are co-located in the Candidatus Obscuribacterales bacterium genome:
- the pnuC gene encoding nicotinamide riboside transporter PnuC, producing MTDFLSINTIAFTILGYPMSYIELIGTILYLGSVWLIAQKHMLTWPVGILSVLLYMSLFYQIQLYSDALEQVYYLVASAYGWWWWSRKGPDQDVTDGFFYSRRRYGLLTLGITLGVGLAL from the coding sequence ATGACTGATTTTCTAAGCATCAACACTATCGCGTTTACCATCCTGGGCTATCCCATGAGCTACATCGAACTGATTGGAACCATTCTTTACCTAGGGTCGGTGTGGCTGATTGCCCAAAAACATATGTTGACTTGGCCGGTAGGCATTCTTAGCGTCCTGCTGTACATGAGTCTGTTCTACCAAATTCAGCTCTACTCCGATGCCTTAGAACAGGTCTATTACTTGGTGGCTAGTGCCTATGGCTGGTGGTGGTGGAGTCGCAAAGGCCCAGACCAGGATGTCACAGACGGTTTTTTCTACAGTCGCCGTCGCTATGGATTGCTGACGCTGGGCATTACGTTGGGTGTGGGTCTAGCCCT